From the genome of Fluviispira vulneris, one region includes:
- a CDS encoding XRE family transcriptional regulator: protein MSDASKRLKFLRDEIFNLSLKDFCNKFNLSYNYMRNIECGEKSLPRNKSIEITKKIQEYGFNISDEWIETGRGSCPISSFSVLKTNKYINFDDTNNEQRQWLKTILTRIFPYKYACISSNEMMPFLKNGDIVFGVKGDPVKNLTRLNNEIVIARIDDNYTYVRRLKVYENDIFLVADNKEGTDDPIIKVNKINWISGIIIHKKHVGKIELLENEND, encoded by the coding sequence ATGAGTGATGCTTCAAAAAGATTAAAATTTTTGCGCGATGAAATTTTTAATCTTAGTCTAAAGGATTTTTGTAATAAATTTAACCTTTCCTACAATTACATGCGAAACATTGAATGCGGAGAAAAATCTTTACCAAGAAACAAATCAATAGAAATAACAAAAAAAATTCAAGAATATGGATTTAATATATCGGATGAATGGATAGAAACAGGTAGAGGTTCATGCCCAATTAGCTCTTTTTCTGTATTAAAGACAAATAAATATATTAATTTTGATGACACTAATAATGAACAAAGGCAATGGCTAAAAACAATTTTAACAAGAATATTTCCCTACAAATACGCTTGCATATCATCAAATGAAATGATGCCATTTTTAAAAAATGGAGACATTGTTTTTGGTGTAAAAGGCGACCCAGTTAAAAATCTAACAAGACTAAATAATGAAATAGTAATAGCGAGAATTGATGATAACTACACTTATGTTAGGAGGTTAAAAGTTTATGAAAATGATATTTTTTTAGTCGCAGACAACAAGGAAGGAACTGATGATCCAATAATTAAAGTCAATAAAATAAATTGGATTTCTGGAATTATAATTCACAAAAAACATGTTGGAAAAATTGAACTTTTGGAGAATGAAAATGATTAA
- a CDS encoding helix-turn-helix domain-containing protein → MRMLNLLQASKYSNVSVTSVKRWIDEGKLQAKSKQVGKKLEWKIDEKELKEFLEKRPLLNTQIYSDKDLLVESVQELKSFIEIYKQENAELKEKLLIITKFNEKLIQHNERLLENNSELQKQLIHLTQKFIDKFN, encoded by the coding sequence ATGAGAATGCTAAATTTGCTACAAGCATCAAAATATTCAAATGTATCTGTAACAAGCGTTAAACGCTGGATCGATGAAGGAAAATTGCAAGCTAAATCAAAACAAGTCGGGAAAAAATTGGAATGGAAAATAGATGAAAAAGAATTAAAAGAATTCTTAGAGAAAAGGCCTTTGCTAAATACACAGATATATTCTGACAAGGATTTACTTGTTGAGAGTGTGCAAGAGTTAAAAAGTTTTATTGAAATATATAAGCAAGAAAATGCTGAATTAAAAGAAAAACTATTAATTATTACAAAATTCAACGAGAAATTAATTCAGCATAATGAGCGGTTGTTAGAAAATAATTCGGAGCTACAGAAACAGTTAATACATTTGACGCAAAAATTTATTGATAAATTTAACTGA
- the bet gene encoding phage recombination protein Bet yields the protein MTNVVVRKENSVVKKNDGSVSYFTKEEETVIKGLISPKATDAEFKLFLYVCARTGLDPFSRQIYLIHRWSTKDEKEIGTIQTSIDGFRTIAARNPDYAGQTTTLFCGRDGVWTEIWTSKDYPYAAKVGVYRKGYSAPTYAIAKWDSYVQTYKDKKTQKFYVSAMWEKFPELMLGKCAESQALRKAFPNDLSGLYTTDEMAQAQNEAIEAPVIKEETKKIEPVKNEIVEQKVDPKKPAVQQKIVANKIAQSQKVLDKMPEQKSVDAELVDDEQYNNENENHRAIFKSIMKALESIKSLDQKDIKNLVAVYKQYSNLCLGVPLNKLESHIKNLEKEFAKETAA from the coding sequence ATGACTAACGTAGTAGTTCGCAAAGAAAATTCAGTTGTTAAAAAAAATGATGGTTCAGTGAGTTATTTTACAAAAGAGGAAGAGACTGTAATTAAAGGCTTAATATCGCCGAAAGCAACTGATGCAGAATTTAAACTATTTTTATATGTATGTGCCCGCACAGGATTAGATCCATTTTCACGCCAAATTTATTTAATACACAGATGGAGCACTAAGGACGAAAAAGAAATTGGCACTATTCAAACATCGATTGATGGATTTAGAACAATAGCAGCGCGAAATCCTGATTACGCGGGACAAACCACGACGTTGTTCTGCGGTAGGGATGGTGTATGGACTGAAATATGGACATCAAAGGATTACCCGTACGCTGCAAAAGTCGGCGTGTACCGCAAGGGATATAGTGCTCCCACGTATGCAATAGCAAAATGGGATTCGTACGTGCAAACATATAAAGACAAAAAAACCCAAAAATTTTATGTTTCGGCGATGTGGGAAAAATTCCCTGAATTAATGTTAGGAAAATGCGCAGAATCTCAGGCATTACGCAAAGCATTTCCAAACGATCTTTCGGGTCTGTATACTACAGATGAGATGGCTCAAGCACAGAATGAAGCAATAGAAGCTCCAGTAATTAAGGAAGAAACTAAAAAAATTGAGCCTGTTAAAAATGAAATAGTTGAACAAAAAGTAGACCCAAAAAAACCCGCTGTACAACAAAAAATAGTCGCAAATAAAATTGCACAATCGCAAAAAGTTTTGGATAAAATGCCTGAGCAAAAATCGGTTGATGCTGAATTAGTTGATGACGAACAGTACAACAATGAGAATGAAAATCATCGCGCTATTTTTAAATCAATTATGAAAGCGCTTGAATCAATCAAATCATTAGATCAAAAAGACATCAAAAATTTAGTCGCGGTATACAAACAATATAGCAATTTATGCCTCGGAGTTCCTCTAAATAAATTAGAATCACACATCAAAAATCTAGAAAAGGAATTTGCAAAAGAAACCGCCGCATAA